A stretch of Malus sylvestris chromosome 11, drMalSylv7.2, whole genome shotgun sequence DNA encodes these proteins:
- the LOC126590432 gene encoding LOW QUALITY PROTEIN: uncharacterized protein LOC126590432 (The sequence of the model RefSeq protein was modified relative to this genomic sequence to represent the inferred CDS: deleted 2 bases in 2 codons) has protein sequence MIEGQEEAHKSLKRTPQKQLPFFLPIRALANISKSLSKEHPPCIQSCLSRACFSTSYERVQDPRNRPPTEAGRHGATTGGRESDTRIDDMSVTRFVADTARQGAAKTADVAEDLVNLARETNNVAWDSAKNTTRKVTETLVAEADENVVDTAEYRTIEDLSTFAGQNDHHQKDHI, from the exons ATGATTGAAGGACAAGAAGAAGCTCACAAATCTCTCAAGAGAACACCACAGAAACAG TTGCCATTCTTTCTTCCAATAAGAGCCCTTGCCAACATCTCAAAATCTTTGTCTAAAGAGCATCCTCCTTGTATTCAATCCTGCTTATCCAGGGCTTGCTTCTCCACTTCTTATGAACGTGTCCAA GACCCAAGAAATAGGCCACCGACAGAGGCAGGCAGGCATGGAGCAACGACCGGAGGAAGAGAAAGTGATACCAGGATTGATGACATGAGCGTTACAAGATTTGTAGCAGACACAGCAAGACAAGGCGCTGCAAAAACGGCTGATGTCGCGGAGGACCTGGTTAACTTGGCC AGGGAGACAAATAATGTTGCATGGGATTCTGCCAAGAACACTACCCGGAAGGTCACCGAAACT TTGGTTGCTGAGGCTGATGAGAACGTCGTTGATACAGCTGAGTATAGAACTATTGAAGATCTGAGTACGTTCGCAGGTCAGAATGACCACCATCAGAAGGATCACATTTGA